In one bacterium genomic region, the following are encoded:
- a CDS encoding CCA tRNA nucleotidyltransferase encodes MLSKERFDLLRKVRECAKQHGVECFLIGGIVRDILLLEEVHETDIDLVVVGPVYSFADALQTSIGGRIIPFKNFLTAKITGLHSHGECTELDLAQARKEVYESPGALPEVHPATLEEDLARRDFTVNAIALSVTELLKSYEPDTKILRLDDTMLVDPRDGYGALRRRELQVLHSLSFIDDPTRIVRMYRYQNRLGFSVEEQTHEYAQNALKARCFSTISLQRLWNEVRKCLAEQSIKNLFPRLFHIGCFDERTGSQLLGPKTEKVAHMYAEAVETFSVVERAELFHLMAIYELLGEAGYEMSRALGEIGSMPIGAGISEYFSRIGVGKKSLKELMTLFQQLVGRCSHQSDEHLVLLEILISEYSSEKMKKGNT; translated from the coding sequence ATGCTCTCAAAAGAAAGATTCGATCTTCTACGGAAAGTTCGGGAATGTGCGAAGCAGCATGGCGTAGAGTGCTTTCTCATTGGTGGAATCGTGCGAGATATTTTATTGCTCGAGGAGGTTCACGAGACGGATATCGATCTGGTGGTCGTCGGTCCCGTATATTCTTTTGCTGACGCACTTCAGACAAGTATTGGCGGAAGAATAATTCCATTTAAAAATTTCTTAACGGCCAAAATAACTGGTTTACATAGTCACGGAGAGTGCACTGAATTAGACCTCGCTCAGGCTCGCAAAGAAGTTTATGAGAGTCCTGGCGCACTACCAGAGGTCCATCCAGCAACATTAGAGGAAGACTTAGCCCGAAGAGATTTTACCGTAAATGCTATTGCGCTCTCAGTCACAGAGCTTCTTAAAAGTTATGAGCCAGATACGAAAATACTGAGGCTTGATGACACTATGCTTGTTGATCCTCGGGATGGATATGGGGCATTGAGAAGAAGAGAACTCCAAGTCTTACACTCTCTGAGTTTCATCGATGATCCAACCCGTATCGTTCGGATGTATCGGTATCAAAACCGTCTGGGATTCTCAGTCGAAGAGCAGACGCACGAGTATGCTCAGAACGCGCTGAAGGCTCGATGCTTCAGTACTATCAGTCTTCAGCGTTTGTGGAATGAAGTGAGAAAGTGCCTAGCTGAGCAGAGTATAAAGAATCTTTTTCCTCGTTTGTTTCATATCGGCTGTTTTGATGAGAGGACAGGTTCTCAGCTTCTCGGGCCAAAGACGGAAAAAGTTGCTCACATGTATGCAGAGGCAGTCGAGACCTTTTCCGTTGTTGAACGCGCCGAACTTTTTCACCTCATGGCCATTTATGAACTCTTAGGCGAGGCAGGATATGAGATGAGCCGTGCGCTAGGTGAGATTGGCTCTATGCCGATAGGAGCGGGCATAAGCGAGTATTTTTCTCGCATTGGAGTTGGAAAGAAGAGCCTGAAAGAGCTCATGACCCTTTTTCAGCAACTTGTCGGCCGATGCTCCCATCAGAGTGACGAGCACTTAGTACTTTTGGAAATACTTATATCTGAGTACTCTAGCGAGAAGATGAAGAAAGGGAATACATGA
- a CDS encoding N-acetylmuramoyl-L-alanine amidase → MKRSHQNLRNCCLLSICFFFFLGDLQADSFKEEVDSLIARLRSLRNTDVQYERKSDWSRLSSRFQTMLKTMPMGDSKSRAMFHYAVVEREIGERAQDSEKLRLSAELFEKMSTADTQHELADDALHSAYLIYRDLLHEEASVARIKNDFSDVFPRSELIFLLDTNEAGVEGKRRHSSQKNRGDSEKPLIFLDPGHGGEDEGAVGVSGIREKDLVLTLAKLVEKELIKSGCCRVALSREYDAFIPLFERTALANRLGAELFVSLHVNAHEENAAKARGFEVYYVSNESNPKAIELVSRENRQMQETQGFGVQTFLSELYWRGAIEISKPFAHKMYSTLRKKLPKESDGMEIVGRGVHSAPFFVLFGAEMPAVLLELFFATHPDDAFLLSTPQFRNQLAQAIVQGIQEELTE, encoded by the coding sequence ATGAAGAGATCGCATCAAAATCTTAGGAACTGCTGTTTACTCTCCATTTGTTTTTTCTTTTTTTTAGGGGATCTGCAGGCTGACTCATTTAAGGAGGAAGTCGATAGCCTGATAGCGCGTCTTCGCTCATTGAGGAATACTGATGTTCAGTATGAGCGAAAATCTGATTGGAGTCGTCTTTCAAGCCGTTTTCAGACGATGCTGAAAACAATGCCTATGGGAGATAGTAAGTCTCGCGCCATGTTTCACTATGCGGTAGTAGAGAGAGAAATAGGAGAACGCGCTCAAGATTCAGAAAAGCTCCGTTTATCAGCAGAGCTTTTTGAAAAAATGAGCACTGCTGATACTCAGCATGAGTTAGCTGATGATGCTTTACATTCGGCCTATCTGATATATCGAGATTTACTTCATGAGGAAGCTTCGGTAGCCCGCATTAAAAATGATTTTTCTGATGTATTTCCCCGAAGTGAGCTGATTTTTTTACTTGATACGAATGAAGCTGGAGTTGAAGGGAAACGTAGGCACTCTTCTCAAAAGAACAGAGGAGATTCGGAAAAGCCTCTTATTTTTTTGGACCCAGGGCACGGTGGAGAAGATGAAGGGGCGGTTGGTGTCTCAGGAATACGAGAGAAAGATCTTGTTCTCACGTTAGCAAAACTTGTAGAGAAAGAGCTGATTAAGTCAGGCTGTTGTCGAGTTGCCCTTTCTAGAGAGTACGATGCTTTCATTCCTCTTTTTGAACGAACGGCTCTCGCTAATCGTTTGGGTGCTGAGCTCTTTGTTAGTCTTCATGTTAATGCGCACGAGGAAAATGCGGCTAAAGCGCGAGGCTTTGAAGTGTACTACGTATCCAATGAGAGTAATCCAAAAGCAATTGAACTCGTCAGCCGAGAGAACCGTCAAATGCAAGAGACGCAGGGATTCGGAGTGCAGACATTTTTAAGTGAACTGTATTGGAGAGGCGCGATAGAAATTTCAAAGCCCTTTGCACACAAAATGTATTCTACTCTTCGGAAGAAATTACCGAAGGAGTCTGATGGGATGGAAATTGTTGGCAGAGGGGTTCATTCGGCTCCTTTTTTCGTTCTCTTTGGTGCTGAAATGCCAGCAGTCCTTTTGGAGTTATTTTTTGCTACTCATCCGGATGATGCGTTCTTGCTTTCAACACCACAATTTCGAAATCAACTGGCGCAGGCTATCGTTCAAGGAATTCAGGAAGAGCTGACGGAGTAA